GGTCCGCTTCTGGCAGCTGGTTTATGAAAGTGACTTTCTGTGTGTCACACGAAGGGGGCGATTTCGCTTGCTGTTGTGGATGGGCAACGCGACGTTGACTATTGCAGCGGCTGATGTTTCCACATCACGTAGCCCTCGAAGGTCAACCCGATACGGAGGCTGGGGGGATGCGTCAGAAGCCAACGCGGAAAAGCTTACGCGACCCGAGTTTGCGGCGATCGCGTTTTTCTGACCGGAAAACCTCTGGCGCTTTGAAGTAGACCTCCGCAGTCTTGGTCTGTATTTTGCGATCAAATGGCGAGAGTGTTTCTGTCGCGGTCGCAATCCCTGACCGGGCGGAGGCGTCGATTCGCTGGTCCACACAGTGTCATTATCCAGGCAACTCGCCTTTTCATTCGCACCTAGATACATCGCGTCAAAACAGTATGCAAAGCAACCAGCGTAAGAGCGGCCAGGCGGAACCGCCGTTGCTGGAACGCCGAACATTCTTCGGCCTTTCATGGTCGTTGGTGATTCTATTCCTGTTCTTTTTCACAATGCCGTTCGCTTTCCGATCGGCACGGCTGAGCCTGAAGTCCAAAGAGAACGACGTCAAAGACTGGTTGCCGTCTGACTTTGTCGAGACATCGGAACTTGCTTGGTTCGCAAAGCACTTCGTTGGCGAAAGCTTTGTGATCGCAACGTGGCCAGGTTGTACCGAAGACGATCAGCGACTGAAACTTTTGGCGTCAAAGCTACGCCGCGAATGCAGCCAGACCGATCCGGCAGAACACATCGACGATCCTGCATTAGCAGAAGATTACCGTCGTGCGAAAGAATTCGGCGTTCGTCTCGGTTTGTTGCCCGCATCGCGTGAGCTGAATAATTGGGGCGGCAAGAACGAGAAATGGTTGGTCACCTCACATGGCAAGCACTACTACATCACACCCGATGGGCGTTTATTCCGTTGGGACGAAGCGTCCAATGGTCCAGCCGCACTTGGTCGAGAGCTGAAACGAGCTTTTGATAAGTTTGAGCTATCCGGGACATTTGTCGCCGCATTTGGTGGGAAGGCCGATAAAGACCACGCGAATCCTTTTTACAACGACCCGACACTGGTTTGTGCCCCGATGTTTCGATCGGTCGAAACCGGTGTGTCATTGGTCAGTGAGCTGTCCAAAGAAGGTGGCCTTCTGTGGCCGGTTGACTTCACGGATCCGTCACGTCGTCCCGTCATTGCAAGACGACGTGCAATGGAACGCTTGACCGGTTCGCTGTTTGCTCCTGCTGTGCCTGAAGGGTTCACTTGGACGGCGGAAGAGTTCCGTGAAGTCGTTCCGGAAGACAGCAAGTCCCGTATCCCGGACAACTTTGACCTTGTCGTCGACAAGGCTTTGCAGGAGTTCGCGGACCTGCATCTTGAAGGTGACTTCGAGAAGATCACTGAAGCGGAAACCAACACTCAGACCGATGCTTGGTATGCCGTATTCGATGCTGCCGAAATCGATCCACCACCTCGGCAGACCTGTTTGCTGATCACGCTGACCGATGCGGCCCAAGACAACTTGGCATATGCGCTTGGTCGCGGAGTGATGGGAGGTCCACGTGGTCGGTTGCTTCAGCTTGCGGAAGATTCCGGCGTCAAAGCGGCTTCGCCACCGTCGGTCGCGCCTCCACCATTTGATCGCAAAGAAGTGGAGTCCGAAGCGGGGCTTCCTCCGCTGCGTTTGGGCGGTCCGCCAGTTGACAACATCGCGATTGATGAAGAAGGGACTATTACCTTGGTTAGGTTGGTTGGATACAGCGTTCTGTTGGGCGTGATCCTTTCCTACCTATGTTTCACCAGTGTCAAAATCACCATGATGGTTTTCGTCGTCGGTGGTTCTGCGGCGATGCTGAGCATGGCGTTCGTCGGCTGGACCGGCGGTCGAGTCGATGCGGTATTGATGAGCATGCCATCGTTGGTTTACGTGCTGGGTCTATCCGGTGCGATTCACGTTGTGAACTATTACCGTGACGAGGTCCGCAGTGGTGGACGCAGTGGGGCTGCTGGGCGGGCTATCAAGCACGCCGCGTTTCCATGTGCACTTGCCGCGTTAACGACAGCGATCGGTCTGGGGTCTCTTTACACCAGTAATCTCGCACCGATTAGTAACTTCGGGTTCTACGCGGCGATTGGTGTGATCGCGACGTTGGCGATCTTGTTTACTTACCTGCCTGCGGCGCTACAGACCTTTGTCACCGAGTCCAAGGCGAAACCTGCGGCCAAGAAAACAGAAAGTGGCGAGTCATGGTTGTCAGACCAGTGGGCAGCAGCGGGCGCATGGATCTGCAAGCGACATTGGTGGGTAACGGCGGCGTGCCTGTTGGTCTTGGTTGGCGCATCGCTGGGGCTTTCGAAGATCAAGACATCGGTGCAACTGCTAAAACTGTTTGACGAAGACGCACGAATCATTCGTGATTACGCTTGGTTGGAAAAGAATTTTGGCAAGTTGGTTCCGATGGAACTGGTGCTGAGGGTGCCACCATCGCATCAAGTCGCAACTGCATCGACAACCGAAGGTAATTCTGAAAGCGATGAAGAGTCGTCATCAGCTTCGGCGATCCCACTAAACATTTTGGAGCGAGTCGAAGCGGTTGCTCGGATCAACTACGTCGTTCATCAAACCTTGGGCGAGCCAGGTTTGGGGGTTGTCGGTTCCGCTACTGCGGTCAACACGTTCTTGAAGCCGCTTCCGGATGTCACCAATGGTTGGAATCCGGTGCGCTCGCAATACGTCAACGAGTTGACAGCGGGTCGAGAAGAGTTGCTTTCCAACGACTATGTTCGGTTGGAGCAGTATGGCCCCATGAAAGACAGTGAGCTGTGGCGAATCAGCTTGCGAGTCAGTGCGTTATCGGACGTCGACTATGGTCAGTTCATCAGCACCTTGCGTACTTCGGTGGAGCCGGTATTGCGAGCGTATGACACTCGCGATGCGATCTTAGCGGAGTTGGAATCGGCTGAACTGAAAGGAAAGAAGAAACCGGTCGTCGTGATGATGGGGGCTTCAAAGCCAAAGCCGCTTCGTGAGACCAAGCTGATCGATAAGCAAAAGATTGACGGTGATTCCGAAGCCAGTCAGATCCTGACTCACGAGATCTATCTTGCGGTGCTTGAAGAGTTGCTTCGTGGCGAGCGAATCCCTGAACCTCGATGGTTAGATCCCAATTCAGCAGAGAAGCCCATCGAAATCGGTGGAGAGCTTTGGAATAAAGTTGTCGGGATTTCTGACGTGATGGTTTGGGTCGGTGATGATCCAGCGCCCGCTGATAGCCTGGCCGAAGCAAAGGCAGTTGTCGATGGCGAGGGGATTTTCACGAAGTCGATCGTGCATAGCTTGGTCGGCGAACGTATTCCTTCGACCGAAGGTGCCGGAGCACTCGAGGTGATTTATACCGGTGTGGTTCCGGTGGTTTACAAGGCACAGCGAACACTGCTAGGTAGCTTGGTCGAATCAATCGCGATGGCATTCGTCTTGATTGCGTTTGTGATGGTCGTCCTGCTTAACCCCGCTAGCACTCCGTTGCGGTTCATCATGCCAGGTAACTTTGTTACCGGAACGATGTCGGGTGTCATTTCGATGATCCCCAATATGTTCCCGGTGCTGTTGATCTTCGGATTGATGGGACACTTCGGGCGTCTGGTTGATATCGGCACCATGATGACCGCTTCGGTCGCGATGGGGGTCGCAGTTGACGACACGATTCACTTTCTAAGTTGGTTCCGTACCTTCTTAGACAAGGGCTACGATCGCTTGAAAGCGGTGGAAATGACGTATCGGCGTGTCGGACCTGCAATGACTCAGACCACAATTGTCGGCGGGTTGGGCTTGTTCGTGTTCGCGCTTTCGACATTCACGCCGACTCAACGATTCGGCACCCTGATGTTAGTCCTGTTGGCAGCAGCGTTGATTGGTGACTTGGTGTTGCTGCCGGCGCTCCTGGCGGGGCCGTTGGGGCGGTTCTTTAAGCCACGCGTTGGAGCCCCGCTGGTCGATGAAGACGAGCATCCGGTCCCTACCAGCGACGATGAACCACCGCGCACCGAGGCGGACGCGATCGACAAAGATTCGTTGCCGCATTTGAAGATCCACTCGCCCTCCATGCGTGCTGACAAGCCCCATCGAGTCAAAGGGCGATAGGCGTTTAGCTTTGGCAGACGTGCGGTGTCCGCCGGTCTGTTGACACTGTGGATGAAACTGTCTGCTGACTCTGTGTATCAAGCTGGCAGCTTGGCTGTCTCCCCCTGCATCCGGCGGGGGAAGGGCCTCCCGTCCTTCGCATTGCTGTCATCTCGTTCTATAACTTGGACGCAGAAGATTGCCGCAAGCGATCGAATTCGCTCGCATTGCCAGTACGACTACGGGAGATACTGCCGTGAACTTGGTCCATCGAATCGAGCATCCGCTGATTGAGCATCATTTATGCACCATTCGCGACAAGGAGACTCGGCCGAGCGAGTTTCGTGCGGCGATTCAGCGGCTGTCGATGATTCTGGGTGTCTACGCGACGGAAGATCTGGCCACAAAGCCACGACTGATCTCCACCCCGATTTGCGACGCAACTTGCGAAGCGTTGTCGGTTCACGTCGGCATCGTGCCGATCTTACGAGCCGGGTTGGGGATGGTTGACCCGATCCTGGAACTGCTGCCCGAGGCTGCGGTTTGGCATTTGGGGCTTTATCGAAATGAAGAGACAGCTGAGCCGGTCGGTTACTACGACAAGCTTCCGCACGAGAACGCGCCGAATGTGGCATTGGTCGTTGATCCGATGTTGGCGACCGGTGGAAGTATCGATTTGGTCATCCGCCGGCTTCGGCAGTGGGGCGTGAGCGAAATTCGTGTTCTGTCAATCATCGCGTCGCAGCCCGGAATTGACCGTGTTCAAAGAGATTTTCCGGATGTGCGAGTCTATGTGGCGGCGATCGATCCTGAATTAAACGATCAGTCGTACATTGTTCCGGGGCTAGGGGACGCCGGGGATCGAATCTTCGATACACCACAGCACGGATAACCACGATGGAACGATTCATTTGTGTGTTGGGCATCGCGGCCTTTATCGGGCTCGCTTGGTTGGTCAGCAGCGATCGGAAGCGTTTTCCTTTTCGTGTTGTCTTCGGAGGGCTGCTGTTGCAGTTGGCCTTGGCGGTCTTGGTGTTGCGGACCAGGCGCGGGCAAGAATTTTTCACTTGGATTGGCGACGCATTCACGTTGGTGATGGGCAGCGTCAACGCGGGAAGTGGATTTCTGTTTTCATCGCATTTAAGCGAATCGTTCAGCGAATCAATTGTCGCCACGTTCGCGTTCGGTGTGCTTCCCACGGTGATCTTTTTCTCGTCTTTGATGAGCATTCTGTACTACATCGGCGTGATGCAGTGGGTGGTCTACGCGCTCGCTTGGGTGATGCAGTTCACATTGAAAACCAGTGGCCCAGAAACGCTTGCTGCCGCGGCGAACGTTTTTGTTGGACATACCGAGGCGCCTTTGGTTGTGCGGCCGTACCTGGCCAAGATGACTCGCAGCGAGCTGAACGCGATGATGACCGGTGGCTTTGCGACGGTGACCGGGGGGCTGTTGGGGGCGTACGCGGGCATGGGGATTGATGTTGCGCACCTTTTGACCGCGTCGGTCATCAGTGCGCCGGCAGCGCTTCTGATCGCGAAAGTCATGCAGCCCGAAAGCCCCGATGCGGTCGTTTCGACTGAGCTTGCCTTTAAGCCAAAGAAGGAATCGAAGTCTGAATCGAAGGATCCCGCCGAGGCAAAGCAGGAGGACGATTTAGATCAGGGGCCGGTCAATGTCGTCGCTGCTGCAGTGGACGGGGCAAGTGACGGGCTGAAGCTAGCGCTGAATGTCGGCGCGATGCTGATCGCGTTTTTGGCGATCTTGAATCTAGTCGACGTGTTGCTCGGTCAACTGTGTTATCAGTTTGCCTGGTTAAGCGATGGGGGGGGGGCTGTCCTTTCGCTGGGAATCATCTTGGGATATGCGTGTTGGCCGATCGCATGGCTGTTGGGAATTCCAGCGGCAGAATGCATGGAAGCGGGGCGATTGATTGGGCTCAAGACCGTTGCCAACGAGTTTATTGCCTACCAATCGCTCGGGCAGATGATGGAGGCATCGCAACCGGTGATCTCTGAGCGCACTGCAATCATCCTGACATATGCCTTAGCAGGATTCAGCAACTTTGGCGCGATCGGGATTCAAGTGGGGGGCATCGGCGGTCTGGAGCCATCTCGACGGAAAGACCTCGCGCGGCTCGGATTGCGTGCAATGTTTGGCGGGTTATTGGCCTGTTGCATGACTGGCGCGATCGCCGGATTGCTGCTCTAACGTGGCAAGAATTGAACAATCCGAGTACACTGTAAGCTCGAAAATCTCCGGAAATTCCGGGGTTAGCCTTCGAAACATTGCTTACTGAAAATGGACCCATTCTCATTGGAAAACCACACGGTTTAGGTGAGAATACTCCTGTCAGTATTGAATGCTGATCCCCGCCTTTTGCGCCGCATCGTTTTTCCGGAACATCCAACCTCCAGTGCGGCCACAGCTCGACAAAAATCTACACCGAAATGATTTATCGGTTTATGCCTAAACTATTGGTCATTGTCGCCGCATTGACTGGAACATGTTCCATCTTGCACGCGGCCGAGCCCACCATTGATTTCCAAAAGCAGGTCCAGCCAATCTTGGCCAAGAAATGTTTTTCTTGCCAC
This genomic interval from Stieleria sp. JC731 contains the following:
- a CDS encoding efflux RND transporter permease subunit, with protein sequence MQSNQRKSGQAEPPLLERRTFFGLSWSLVILFLFFFTMPFAFRSARLSLKSKENDVKDWLPSDFVETSELAWFAKHFVGESFVIATWPGCTEDDQRLKLLASKLRRECSQTDPAEHIDDPALAEDYRRAKEFGVRLGLLPASRELNNWGGKNEKWLVTSHGKHYYITPDGRLFRWDEASNGPAALGRELKRAFDKFELSGTFVAAFGGKADKDHANPFYNDPTLVCAPMFRSVETGVSLVSELSKEGGLLWPVDFTDPSRRPVIARRRAMERLTGSLFAPAVPEGFTWTAEEFREVVPEDSKSRIPDNFDLVVDKALQEFADLHLEGDFEKITEAETNTQTDAWYAVFDAAEIDPPPRQTCLLITLTDAAQDNLAYALGRGVMGGPRGRLLQLAEDSGVKAASPPSVAPPPFDRKEVESEAGLPPLRLGGPPVDNIAIDEEGTITLVRLVGYSVLLGVILSYLCFTSVKITMMVFVVGGSAAMLSMAFVGWTGGRVDAVLMSMPSLVYVLGLSGAIHVVNYYRDEVRSGGRSGAAGRAIKHAAFPCALAALTTAIGLGSLYTSNLAPISNFGFYAAIGVIATLAILFTYLPAALQTFVTESKAKPAAKKTESGESWLSDQWAAAGAWICKRHWWVTAACLLVLVGASLGLSKIKTSVQLLKLFDEDARIIRDYAWLEKNFGKLVPMELVLRVPPSHQVATASTTEGNSESDEESSSASAIPLNILERVEAVARINYVVHQTLGEPGLGVVGSATAVNTFLKPLPDVTNGWNPVRSQYVNELTAGREELLSNDYVRLEQYGPMKDSELWRISLRVSALSDVDYGQFISTLRTSVEPVLRAYDTRDAILAELESAELKGKKKPVVVMMGASKPKPLRETKLIDKQKIDGDSEASQILTHEIYLAVLEELLRGERIPEPRWLDPNSAEKPIEIGGELWNKVVGISDVMVWVGDDPAPADSLAEAKAVVDGEGIFTKSIVHSLVGERIPSTEGAGALEVIYTGVVPVVYKAQRTLLGSLVESIAMAFVLIAFVMVVLLNPASTPLRFIMPGNFVTGTMSGVISMIPNMFPVLLIFGLMGHFGRLVDIGTMMTASVAMGVAVDDTIHFLSWFRTFLDKGYDRLKAVEMTYRRVGPAMTQTTIVGGLGLFVFALSTFTPTQRFGTLMLVLLAAALIGDLVLLPALLAGPLGRFFKPRVGAPLVDEDEHPVPTSDDEPPRTEADAIDKDSLPHLKIHSPSMRADKPHRVKGR
- a CDS encoding NupC/NupG family nucleoside CNT transporter, with protein sequence MERFICVLGIAAFIGLAWLVSSDRKRFPFRVVFGGLLLQLALAVLVLRTRRGQEFFTWIGDAFTLVMGSVNAGSGFLFSSHLSESFSESIVATFAFGVLPTVIFFSSLMSILYYIGVMQWVVYALAWVMQFTLKTSGPETLAAAANVFVGHTEAPLVVRPYLAKMTRSELNAMMTGGFATVTGGLLGAYAGMGIDVAHLLTASVISAPAALLIAKVMQPESPDAVVSTELAFKPKKESKSESKDPAEAKQEDDLDQGPVNVVAAAVDGASDGLKLALNVGAMLIAFLAILNLVDVLLGQLCYQFAWLSDGGGAVLSLGIILGYACWPIAWLLGIPAAECMEAGRLIGLKTVANEFIAYQSLGQMMEASQPVISERTAIILTYALAGFSNFGAIGIQVGGIGGLEPSRRKDLARLGLRAMFGGLLACCMTGAIAGLLL
- the upp gene encoding uracil phosphoribosyltransferase; amino-acid sequence: MNLVHRIEHPLIEHHLCTIRDKETRPSEFRAAIQRLSMILGVYATEDLATKPRLISTPICDATCEALSVHVGIVPILRAGLGMVDPILELLPEAAVWHLGLYRNEETAEPVGYYDKLPHENAPNVALVVDPMLATGGSIDLVIRRLRQWGVSEIRVLSIIASQPGIDRVQRDFPDVRVYVAAIDPELNDQSYIVPGLGDAGDRIFDTPQHG